In Hyphomicrobiales bacterium, the sequence CGGCATCGACTGCGTGCTGCGCGTCGGCCCCCTGAGCGATTCAGGATTGATCGCCCGCTCGGTCGGCGAGCTGCCGCTGATCAATGTCGCGAGCCTCGGCTATCTCGCCGCGCATGGCATGCCAGACCATCCCGGCGCGCTCGATGGACATGTCGCCGTCAATTACGCCTCGCCCACAACCGGGCGAACCGAACTCTGGGAATGGCTGGAAGATGGCACATTGCACAGCCGCACCCTGCCCGGTCGCGTCACCGTCAACAGCGCGGAGGCCTATATCGCCTGCTGCCTTGCCGGGCTCGGCCTGATCCAGATCCCGGGCTATGACGTGGCCGAGCATCTCGCCAGCGGCGATCTCGTCGAGGTAATGCCCCGGCACCGGGCGGCGCCGATGCCGATGACATTGCTCTATCCCCACCGCCGGCATCTGTCGCGCCGGCTGCAGGTCTTCGCGGACTGGCTCGTGGCGCTGCTGCGCACGCGGCTGGCGAACTGAGTCCGAAGGCTCAGGCCGCCTTCTTCTCGGCCGCGCCGTAGAAGCTCTCGCCGGTCTTGGCCATGCGCTTCAGGAGACGGTTCGGCTTGAAGCGCTCGCCATGGGCCTTAGCCAGCTTCTCGCAGAGCTTCACGAAGGCGGCCGCGCCCATGTTGTCGATATAGGAGAGCGTGCCGCCCGAGTAAGGCGCGAAACCGAAGCCGATGATCGAGCCGACATCGGCCTCGCGCGGATCGGTGACGACGCCTTCCTCATAGGTCTTCGCGGCTTCGAGCGCTTGCGTCACCAGGAGGCGGTGCTTCAG encodes:
- a CDS encoding LysR family transcriptional regulator, with the protein product MDRIDLFRIYARVVECESFTQAAKALGLPRSSVSAAVATLEQRIGTRLLQRTTRSVAATPDGAAFYEHCARLVADVEETEALFRHSAARPAGRLRIDVPGRIGRLIIAPALPDFLARYPEIDIDLSVTDRASNLIEDGIDCVLRVGPLSDSGLIARSVGELPLINVASLGYLAAHGMPDHPGALDGHVAVNYASPTTGRTELWEWLEDGTLHSRTLPGRVTVNSAEAYIACCLAGLGLIQIPGYDVAEHLASGDLVEVMPRHRAAPMPMTLLYPHRRHLSRRLQVFADWLVALLRTRLAN